One Dioscorea cayenensis subsp. rotundata cultivar TDr96_F1 chromosome 19, TDr96_F1_v2_PseudoChromosome.rev07_lg8_w22 25.fasta, whole genome shotgun sequence genomic window, CATAGTGAGGGGTCTTACCTCGAGGATCCTCAATGACAGTTTTATATTGTGACACACGGTTCCAAATCTCATCTCCTGTCAATCTTGGAGGTAGACGACTCATCTCTGCTCTACCTCGAATGAAAGTTGACTTATCCCTTCTATATGAATGATTCATTGGTAAAAATTGCCTGTGACAATCGAAGTAGCTGATTTTTTTACCATGATGTAGATAGAAAGCTTTAGACTTCTCCATGCATATCGGGCACCCAAGCAAACCAGAGGTACTCCATCGAGAAAGCATTCCATAAGTAGGAAAATCATTAATGGTCCACAAAAGTGCAGCTCTCATGTTAAACTTTTTACCTAAGTTGATATCATAAGTTTCAACACCAACCTCCCACAAATGCTTCAACTCCTCAATCAAGGGCTGTAAAAAGACATCTATAttcttctttggatttttaGGCCCCGGACagattaaagataaaaacatataagggtTCTTCATGCACATCCCTGGAGGAAGATTGTAAGGTGTAGTAATAACTGGCCAACATGAATAAGCTTGCCCATATTGACTGTGAGGGGAAAACCCATCAGCACAAAGGCCTAACCGAATGTTACGAGGTTCTGAAGCAAAACTGGGATGAGTTCTATCAAAATGTTTCCATGCCTCTGCATCAGAAGGATGACACATGACCCCTTGATTTGTTTCATGAGTAGCATGCCATGTCATATGTGGTGCCGTTACCTTTGAAGCATATAACCTCTGCAACCTTGGAGTTAATGGCAAGTACCTCAATATAGCATATGCAACCCTTTTATGCATAGGATTATTAAGTGTCTCTTCCCTTTGCTTATATCTTGGCAACTTACAAAACTTACAAAATTTCTCATGTTCATCACTTTTCCAAAACAACATACATCCATCTCTACAAGCATCAATTTTTACCACAGGCAGACCCAAGTCACGTAGTAACCttttataaccataaaaatcCTCAGGCAATGTGTTTTCACGAGGCAGTGAGTTCTTAAACACTCTAGCATTCTCATTAAAGTGATTCACAGATTGGTTGTATTCAAACTTCATGCTTAGCATTTTAGCAACCAGAGATAACTGCGTATAAGTTTCACATCCATCATATAGAGGTTTATCAACATCTTTTAGCAAACCAATGAAACTGTCACACAAATCTGTTGTATCATCACATTGAGGACTACGAACTACCTCATCAACATATGGTTTTGCATCTTCACGTGGTTCTTGTATACTTGGGCCAGCTTCATCATGCAGTACAGATGGATTTTCATGACAATAATTActagcatcatcatcaaagttCGAATGTGCAGCAAAACTACAACCTGTGTcttcaaaatttctaaatcctTGATCCCACCAATTAGTTTGTTGTGGCAATTGATTAACCAcaaattgttcttcttcatgccaCATTTTTTCTCCATGACATGTCCAGTTGAAATAATTGGCTATGAATCCTTTGCGACAAAGGTGAAGCATCACTTCATCCgggataaaaaatttcaaattatcacaCTTCTTACATGGGCACCTTATTAACGACCCATCCATTTGCTCAGGTTGTGAACTTACATATTTAATGAATTCAGTTACACCCGCAATAAATTCATCATTTAGGGCACCATAACCGGGCAAATTCTTGTTATACATCCATTTCCTTGATTCTCTTAAAGACATTGTTcctgaaatcaaaaatatttttcaaatataactaAGTAGGGTAATATGCAGGCAGAaaattttgcgacacattttgctGAATTCTGCGACACAAAAACAATCGTGTCGCAAAATTGCAAAAACCGTCGCAAACTTCAGCCCAGTTTTCCAACTCTTGTAAAATCGACAAATGATCCAAACTAAAACAGTAATACTATAATCATCACGaatttgaaacaataatatataatataagtcGATTAATAGAACATTCATAACTCAAATCATCATAAATTTACTATATACActaaatgaaaccctaaaagcaaattcaaaagagaaaggagaggagagagagagagagagagagagatagagagacaTACCAACTTAAATCACTAAGAATAAGGTTTTTGAGGCTCTAATACCTCAATAAATCTAAAAACTTGTGAAGAAAATGGAGAAGAGTAAAGGTTAAGGGGTTGGAGGACTTCTCTTGCATTTTCCCATAGACCAAACTTACCTTTTTGAATgggagaaatattttttttattattaaaatttgcgacacattttgcgACAATAATTTATCGTTGCAACTGATGTGTCACAATCTGTGTCGCAAACCAATTTCATGTGCGACAAAGTTTACGACACAGTTTGCAATGCCAAAaaatcgttgcaaataatgtgtcgcaatcTATGTCGCAAACCAATTGCATACTAAGTGCCAACATTTGCGACAATG contains:
- the LOC120283984 gene encoding uncharacterized protein LOC120283984, which codes for MSLRESRKWMYNKNLPGYGALNDEFIAGVTEFIKYVSSQPEQMDGSLIRCPCKKCDNLKFFIPDEVMLHLCRKGFIANYFNWTCHGEKMWHEEEQFVVNQLPQQTNWWDQGFRNFEDTGCSFAAHSNFDDDASNYCHENPSVLHDEAGPSIQEPREDAKPYVDEVVRSPQCDDTTDLCDSFIGLLKDVDKPLYDGCETYTQLSLVAKMLSMKFEYNQSVNHFNENARVFKNSLPRENTLPEDFYGYKRLLRDLGLPVVKIDACRDGCMLFWKSDEHEKFCKFCKLPRYKQREETLNNPMHKRVAYAILRYLPLTPRLQRLYASKVTAPHMTWHATHETNQGVMCHPSDAEAWKHFDRTHPSFASEPRNIRLGLCADGFSPHSQYGQAYSCWPVITTPYNLPPGMCMKNPYMFLSLICPGPKNPKKNIDVFLQPLIEELKHLWEVGVETYDINLGKKFNMRAALLWTINDFPTYGMLSRWSTSGLLGCPICMEKSKAFYLHHGKKISYFDCHRQFLPMNHSYRRDKSTFIRGRAEMSRLPPRLTGDEIWNRVSQYKTVIEDPRGKTPHYGNNHKWNKKSIFWELPYWRTNMIRHNLDVMHIEKNVFDNIMDTIFDIPGKTKDNLNVRKDLHILCDRPELHVPIDNTVPHKPKAKYTLTKNEKVKICSWVRALRFPDGYASNLGRCVDINECRLKKYEES